In the genome of Hyphobacterium sp. CCMP332, one region contains:
- a CDS encoding CBS domain-containing protein, producing MKISASVYSSKERSIKALVQELDECHIDLLHIDCNDDPKVFDDIREIRKFSNTPIDIHIISDQPEKYYGELESLELEYVTFQFENLSKKLTFPKTNKTRYGLAIISDTPVEVFDDYKDECDFILIMTTTPGQSGGKFRKDNFKKIRKFRNTFPGKEIHVDGGVNHEVAFILRILGVHSVVSGSYLVNHKSIGTALLHLKSSIVHSDYKLKDFMIDREDAPVLNENRMKVRDIIQSIDQHKLGFTIIENNEEKLIGLSSNADVRRGLLKHIDNFNALQAEDIVNFAPVTINEDSSTSELLNLINQNNFLISFLPVVDSDNKLKGAVTFINLIRSES from the coding sequence ATGAAAATCTCAGCCTCAGTATATTCCAGTAAAGAAAGATCAATAAAGGCCCTTGTACAGGAGCTTGATGAATGTCACATTGATTTGCTTCATATCGATTGCAATGATGACCCCAAAGTTTTTGATGATATAAGGGAAATACGAAAATTCAGCAATACGCCCATTGATATTCACATTATTTCTGACCAACCCGAAAAGTATTACGGCGAACTTGAATCACTGGAATTGGAATACGTCACCTTTCAATTTGAAAACCTTTCTAAAAAATTAACCTTTCCCAAAACTAATAAAACCAGATATGGCCTTGCCATTATTTCGGATACGCCGGTAGAAGTTTTTGATGATTATAAAGATGAATGTGATTTTATCTTAATCATGACCACCACTCCCGGTCAAAGCGGTGGGAAGTTCAGAAAAGATAATTTTAAGAAAATAAGGAAATTCAGAAATACATTTCCCGGGAAAGAAATACATGTCGACGGCGGCGTAAATCACGAAGTGGCCTTCATTTTAAGAATTTTAGGTGTTCATTCGGTAGTTTCCGGCTCTTATCTTGTCAATCATAAGTCCATAGGAACGGCTTTGCTTCATTTGAAATCATCTATCGTACATTCTGATTATAAATTGAAAGATTTTATGATAGATCGGGAAGATGCACCAGTGCTTAATGAAAACAGAATGAAGGTGCGGGATATCATTCAAAGTATTGATCAGCACAAACTTGGCTTTACAATTATTGAAAATAACGAGGAAAAGCTGATTGGATTATCCAGTAATGCAGATGTCAGACGCGGACTCTTAAAACATATTGATAATTTTAATGCACTTCAAGCAGAAGATATTGTTAATTTTGCACCCGTAACAATAAATGAAGATTCCTCTACTTCTGAATTATTAAATTTGATTAATCAAAACAATTTTCTCATTTCTTTTTTACCTGTAGTAGACTCCGATAATAAATTAAAAGGAGCAGTTACATTTATAAATTTAATTCGTAGCGAATCATGA
- a CDS encoding bifunctional 3-deoxy-7-phosphoheptulonate synthase/chorismate mutase, translated as MIIHLKPGIDEKIANKLAQQTSSIIFKNHKSFVLVSSSKTKVIPPILEEAADKFFVLESDIQLASRDYQNELREVDINGVIIGGKTNNTLMITGPCSIESWEQIKQSAELLKKHNITTLRAGCYKPRTSPYSFQGLGLEGLKMLAKIREEYGFNIITEVRDASHIEEVIEYADIIQIGAKAMYDQGILKRCGTANKPVLLKRGFGSTIQEFVQAAEFILSGGNENVMLCERGIRTFETKTRFTLDLCGVSYLKENVNLPVILDTSHAMGYSYGVPDLTRACMAMGVDGLLIESHPNPKVAKSDAAQQLNFDEFEALYKTLDPIGKAVGRNLI; from the coding sequence ATGATAATTCATCTCAAACCAGGGATCGACGAAAAAATTGCCAATAAATTGGCGCAACAGACATCGTCAATAATATTTAAGAATCATAAAAGTTTTGTACTTGTAAGTTCATCCAAAACCAAGGTGATTCCTCCTATATTGGAGGAAGCAGCGGATAAATTCTTCGTTTTGGAGTCCGATATACAACTGGCAAGCAGGGACTATCAGAATGAACTGAGAGAAGTAGATATTAACGGTGTAATAATTGGTGGAAAAACCAATAATACACTGATGATTACAGGACCTTGCTCAATTGAAAGCTGGGAACAAATAAAGCAAAGTGCAGAATTATTAAAAAAACATAATATCACCACGCTCAGAGCGGGTTGTTATAAACCAAGGACTTCTCCTTATTCATTTCAGGGATTGGGACTGGAAGGTTTAAAAATGTTGGCTAAAATCAGAGAAGAATACGGATTCAATATCATTACTGAAGTAAGAGATGCCTCTCACATTGAGGAGGTAATTGAATATGCGGATATAATTCAGATTGGTGCAAAAGCCATGTACGATCAGGGTATATTAAAACGATGTGGAACCGCAAATAAACCCGTGTTACTTAAAAGAGGTTTTGGCTCTACAATACAGGAATTTGTACAAGCAGCTGAATTCATACTTTCCGGAGGAAATGAAAACGTCATGCTCTGTGAAAGAGGAATACGAACCTTTGAAACGAAAACGCGATTTACACTGGATCTTTGCGGTGTTTCTTATCTTAAAGAAAATGTCAATTTACCGGTAATACTGGATACAAGTCACGCGATGGGTTATAGCTATGGTGTGCCCGATCTTACAAGAGCTTGTATGGCTATGGGAGTAGACGGACTTCTTATTGAAAGCCATCCAAATCCAAAAGTGGCTAAGTCAGACGCGGCTCAACAACTGAATTTTGATGAGTTTGAGGCCCTTTACAAGACTTTGGATCCTATTGGAAAAGCTGTAGGAAGAAACCTAATCTAA
- a CDS encoding HAD-IIIA family hydrolase → MREKLEKIKMIILDVDGTMTDGGVYIGEDGSQMKKFNARDGIAIQQMIKDGLKVGIISHSKSSGMVMTRANMLGIEFCYVGEEPKEVVLQRWLEDLGLKEENVCFIGDDINDLTIMKNCGLAVCPADADEAIADISHYQLSKNGGDACIREFYQHLLRPTLKD, encoded by the coding sequence ATGCGAGAAAAACTTGAAAAAATAAAGATGATCATCCTGGATGTAGATGGAACTATGACTGACGGTGGTGTTTATATAGGGGAAGATGGAAGTCAAATGAAAAAGTTTAATGCCCGCGATGGCATTGCTATTCAGCAAATGATAAAAGATGGTTTAAAAGTTGGTATAATTAGTCATAGCAAAAGCTCAGGAATGGTCATGACCAGGGCTAATATGCTGGGAATTGAGTTTTGTTATGTGGGAGAAGAACCCAAAGAAGTTGTTTTGCAACGTTGGTTGGAAGATCTTGGTTTAAAAGAAGAAAACGTCTGTTTTATCGGTGATGATATCAATGATCTGACGATTATGAAAAATTGTGGACTTGCTGTGTGCCCGGCAGATGCAGACGAAGCCATAGCTGACATTAGCCATTATCAGCTATCCAAAAATGGAGGTGATGCCTGCATTAGAGAGTTTTATCAGCATTTGTTAAGACCTACTTTGAAGGATTGA
- a CDS encoding HAMP domain-containing histidine kinase — protein MNKVEDKIDELMMSSLHMMSLDEQFLKNDIENSEFFEKRTSPYLVFRDSLESEIFRQLYKSKKEPLNSGLDINFENLILELEEYNNVYNEVLDLYREKGFKDFGVEGEMRHWAKLLEDSASLNFRKEWILLLRRYEKDYIIRKDSLYVNKFENYSQSLIQKLNNQNKYEAGIEILKLYRNKFRELVQLDFTLGIEQNSGKKYDLFQRKISTINSFSNLSTSFDDRVAKTSKKAGIWVLSITSLAILLSLILSILLANRFSKPVKNLSENIKSFLYKDWKADLLLDENIDILELKSLTQSYKKLVSQLKDQFEETMAKSEELDLQNSKLLKLGEEMDQFVSSSSSKLRAPLNSLQGLTELIKLKKLDTNDPQTIAMMEQALGQIENYLAEINEYVELRKDEIQTERFDLKKSIKKIISDKRIKSSLPVNIRMEIEPNLMIDNDPKRFSLIMNHIIDNAFQYYDRDLNKLNLFISARVEGKQVSIEIHDDGLGIEPDQMDKVFKMYYRASHYSKGSGLGLYIAKASLKTMGGKIDLQSNIGEGTKVFIVLPLEVS, from the coding sequence ATGAATAAGGTTGAGGATAAAATTGACGAATTGATGATGTCAAGCCTTCACATGATGTCTTTGGATGAGCAATTTCTTAAAAATGATATAGAGAATTCTGAATTTTTTGAAAAGAGAACAAGTCCGTATCTGGTCTTCAGAGATAGTCTTGAATCTGAGATTTTCCGACAATTGTATAAATCCAAAAAAGAACCTTTAAACTCTGGTCTCGACATTAATTTTGAAAATTTGATTCTTGAATTGGAGGAATACAATAATGTATACAATGAAGTTCTTGATTTATACAGGGAAAAAGGATTTAAGGATTTTGGTGTTGAAGGAGAAATGCGGCATTGGGCAAAATTATTGGAGGATTCTGCAAGTCTGAATTTTAGAAAAGAATGGATATTATTATTGAGACGCTATGAAAAAGACTACATTATTCGAAAAGATAGTTTATACGTAAATAAATTCGAGAATTATTCTCAAAGTCTGATACAAAAATTAAACAACCAAAATAAGTATGAAGCGGGCATAGAAATTCTTAAACTTTATAGAAATAAATTCAGAGAGCTGGTTCAGCTTGATTTTACCTTGGGAATTGAACAAAACAGCGGAAAAAAGTACGATTTATTTCAAAGAAAAATTTCAACGATAAATTCATTCTCAAATCTTTCGACTTCATTCGATGACAGAGTAGCAAAAACATCTAAGAAAGCAGGAATTTGGGTTTTATCCATTACTTCTCTGGCAATATTACTTTCATTGATATTGAGTATTCTATTGGCCAATCGATTTTCAAAACCCGTAAAAAATCTATCAGAAAATATAAAAAGTTTCCTTTACAAGGATTGGAAGGCCGACCTTTTGTTGGATGAAAATATTGACATACTCGAACTCAAATCGCTAACCCAATCCTACAAAAAATTGGTTAGTCAGTTAAAAGATCAATTTGAAGAGACAATGGCTAAATCTGAAGAGCTTGATTTGCAAAATAGTAAACTCCTCAAACTGGGAGAGGAAATGGATCAGTTTGTAAGTTCCTCATCAAGTAAATTGAGAGCTCCACTTAATTCTCTACAAGGACTTACAGAGTTGATTAAACTTAAAAAACTAGACACTAATGATCCACAAACCATTGCAATGATGGAACAGGCTCTCGGTCAAATTGAAAACTATTTAGCAGAGATCAATGAGTATGTTGAATTGCGCAAAGATGAGATTCAAACCGAGCGTTTTGATTTAAAAAAATCAATTAAAAAGATAATTAGTGATAAAAGAATTAAGTCATCATTACCTGTCAATATCAGAATGGAAATCGAACCAAACCTGATGATAGACAATGATCCAAAACGTTTTTCTTTGATCATGAATCATATCATAGACAATGCATTTCAATATTATGATCGCGATTTGAATAAATTGAATTTGTTTATTTCAGCAAGGGTAGAAGGGAAGCAAGTCAGCATAGAAATACACGATGATGGACTCGGCATTGAACCTGATCAAATGGACAAGGTTTTCAAAATGTATTACAGGGCCTCACATTATTCAAAAGGATCAGGTTTGGGCCTTTATATAGCTAAAGCGAGTCTTAAAACTATGGGTGGTAAAATCGATCTTCAATCTAACATAGGAGAGGGTACAAAGGTATTTATTGTCCTGCCTCTGGAAGTCAGTTAA
- a CDS encoding OmpA family protein, translating into MNNIFNDPKLKKIYSRLYIVVVSVLIVSCSMPPVVLHTDRTGNKPMICFKKACRKKTHQHNMRKKAAKERFKERQARIARGDTADRRAVQFERLVKAEKQKNVISDKVEQIDEGKPKWEENMTFILNNIYFEVNSSELKTESYDQLDELADWLIKHERSIIEISGHTDSTGNENFNEKLSKERVRSVGLYLIKVRGIKKNRLMAKGYGSSHPIADNKTEEGRQKNRRVEFTILKK; encoded by the coding sequence TTGAATAACATTTTTAACGATCCTAAACTTAAAAAAATCTATTCCCGACTTTATATTGTTGTTGTATCCGTTTTAATTGTGTCTTGTAGTATGCCGCCGGTAGTTCTTCACACTGACAGAACCGGAAACAAGCCGATGATATGTTTTAAGAAAGCTTGCAGAAAAAAGACACATCAACATAATATGCGAAAAAAAGCGGCTAAAGAAAGATTCAAGGAAAGACAAGCACGTATAGCCAGAGGTGATACAGCCGATCGAAGAGCAGTGCAATTCGAAAGATTAGTGAAGGCTGAAAAGCAAAAAAATGTTATCTCAGATAAAGTTGAGCAAATTGATGAAGGCAAGCCGAAATGGGAAGAGAACATGACCTTTATACTCAATAATATTTATTTTGAAGTCAACAGCTCAGAACTTAAAACAGAATCATACGACCAATTGGATGAACTTGCAGATTGGTTGATAAAACATGAGCGCTCTATTATCGAAATTTCTGGCCATACCGACAGCACCGGCAATGAAAATTTTAATGAAAAGCTATCTAAAGAAAGGGTGAGATCCGTAGGACTTTATTTGATTAAAGTAAGAGGGATCAAAAAAAATCGCCTAATGGCCAAAGGTTATGGAAGTTCACATCCAATAGCAGATAATAAAACGGAAGAAGGAAGACAGAAAAACAGGAGAGTGGAATTTACTATTCTGAAAAAATAA
- a CDS encoding YdcF family protein, whose translation MAFLLLITFSNPFLINQLYNNWEPAPKSYSELENYDLVIVLGGFSNASRPPRDRVHFVKGADRLIHAIEIYKIGKSQCLLLSGGSSRIVGEKISEARSVMPFLLNMGIPRDSILLEANSRNTHENAKASREIINRKYKGGKFLLITSAFHMKRAKACFEKEGIQVTAFPTDYYGNEINWSPVQTFIPKSDAFHLWNLLIKEWLGIIVYKIAGYI comes from the coding sequence TTGGCTTTTCTTCTCCTTATTACTTTTAGCAATCCTTTTCTTATCAATCAATTGTACAATAACTGGGAACCGGCTCCAAAAAGCTATTCTGAACTTGAGAATTATGATCTAGTAATTGTGCTCGGAGGCTTTAGTAATGCCAGCAGGCCGCCGCGGGATCGCGTACATTTTGTTAAAGGCGCAGATAGACTAATTCATGCTATAGAAATATATAAAATCGGCAAATCGCAATGCCTTTTATTAAGTGGGGGTTCATCGAGAATTGTAGGTGAAAAAATAAGTGAAGCCAGATCAGTTATGCCTTTTCTTTTGAATATGGGCATTCCCCGAGATTCAATTTTGCTTGAAGCAAATTCAAGAAATACGCATGAAAATGCCAAGGCTTCCAGAGAAATAATTAATAGAAAATACAAAGGAGGCAAGTTTTTACTGATTACTTCTGCCTTTCATATGAAACGAGCCAAAGCTTGTTTTGAAAAAGAAGGAATTCAAGTCACAGCTTTCCCGACTGACTATTATGGTAATGAGATAAACTGGTCGCCGGTACAAACATTTATTCCCAAAAGCGATGCATTTCATCTTTGGAATCTATTAATCAAAGAATGGCTGGGGATAATAGTTTATAAAATCGCAGGATACATCTAA